The Xenopus tropicalis strain Nigerian chromosome 1, UCB_Xtro_10.0, whole genome shotgun sequence DNA segment GCCCCATTCTTAGAACACAAAACTTTACCTGGACTGTGCTGTATAAGCTGCTTAGTCTGAAAACTCGCAAGAAACCCTTATTTGCTTGCAGTTTTGCAATGCCTATTCTTTATTCTGCCTACTTATGCCAGCATTATTCTGCCCCTGTTTATTTCTTTTGTGTGTATATGATTAGTTATTGTTACACATCTTGCTTTAGGGATTACCAGATCAACCAGGATCTTTATAAATCAGTTGTAAATTATCACTATGAATCATTTCCATTCTAATTATCACAATTATCACATTTCCATTCTAAACTTAAACCCAAATAAGCACAAACTTCCTACATAAAGTTTACCATGTAAGCCTTATAATGCCAGTAAATTAAAAGACTGTTGCAAACCGGTTCAGTCAATTCGGGTCACAATTATGGGGTTGAACTTGAAAGTACATTTGTATCTCTTACCTGTCAGACCATGTGTAACATATATAAATTGCACTCCAGTAATATTCATATAGTAAATTAATCatgtatttgtaatatatatatatatatatatatatatccagttaAAGACTTTGCACATCCATATCATAATCCCATCATATTCTAGTCATTATTTCGCTTAATGTTGTGCCTCATCTGTGTTTCAGGTTTGGTTTGATCCATGCTGTGTTTACAAACCTCCTTCTCTGGGCAAATGGAATTCTAACGGAATCCAAGCACGAGCTTAATGAACACAAGGAGAGGCTGATCACCCTTGGATTTTCCAACATTACAATGGGTATGGATGGGAACTGGGTGCATAATTGTTATTAGCCATTGTGCcccttttaataaataggcaaatagAAGGGATTCTTCGTATTTTTTTGTCTCTAATTCAATTATAGCCTAGCATTTTATACCCTATTCTACACTTGTCTACCACTTTCCTTCTCTTCTTTCCCCTTTCCCAATTTTCTAACCCTGTTCTCTCTCTACTAGACTTCTCTCCACTTTTCTCTCTATTCCCAATTTATTCTGCTTTCCTCTTCTCCATACTCTCACTCTCACTTATTTTTGTTAGTTCTCCCTCTAATTATAGTCTTCTCATAACTGCAGGACTTCCAGCTGACCTAGTACTCACTAAGGGTATTCAACATGGATTAGATTTTTTGCTGCTTCCCCTAGTGGTAGCTTGCTGGAAACTTCATGGAGGATCCCCGGCATAGTCAATGGTATCAGTCAGCACAGTATACAGTGTTCCTGGAATCATATTCCTTAGTGGTAGCTTCCTGGATCAGACATATTTGGGTGAGCTAGGGACTAATATTTTGTTACTGGTTGTCAAGTGTTGGGTGTAGATGCATTGTGTCACAGTGTGAATAGTTAGAGAATGTGATTTGGTCAGTGTGACTTAAGGAGAAGGGCTACATCCAGAATAAAATTTTACTTTTATCTATTTAGTTTAAGCAGTTTCTTTTTGCAGTTAGATGTACAATACACAGACAAACGTGTCCTGACATCTCTGTCCTCTTCCTTCAGCTCCAACACCTGCTACTCAGTTCCAGACTGTCTCTGGAAGAAATGTAagcaaaataattgtttttaggaGCTATGGGGTATTTATGACTGGTCTAGCCGAAAAGTTGCCGGCTAGGAccggggccggtattacaaatctACCAGAAATGTAATCTACCGGAAAGTGCTGCCCCAACCTGAAGGCCTGTATAATGTTGGCACATCACCATGTGCAACCCAGGCCTGATTCTGAATCTCAGTGACCAACCTCACTAATGTTTTTGTGGCTAAATTGAAGCAGATCCCATCAAGATTGTTACAAAATTTAGTATAAACCTTCCCATATAGCTGAAGCTGTGCTAGCAGCAAAGGAAGGGGCAACTTAATGTCTTGGGAATTAGATGTTGTACAGTCAGGTATCTAGCTACTTTTGGCCACAGAGTGTATGGGGACTGTATAACTGTAAATACATTTAGTCAGAGAGGTCTCCTCTAGAGAGAGGTGGGAAAGAGCTCCAAAAGAATTGAGTGGATCAGGTTAAAATGGTAAGACAGAGAGGCATATCAGAAGGTTTCAGTTGATGAAATAAGATGCAATGATAATGTTATGGGACCATCTACCCCACACAATTGCTGAAAAAGagctttccttttattttgatGTTTTTTACTGAATATAAGTTTCTTATATATGAGCCGTTACCACATCCAACAATTTTTTCATTGATTTGagctatataattatatattatccCTTACTGGTTTCTAATCTCCCTCTTTTGTAGACCACCACACTCCAGAATGCAACTGCACCTCAAGCGTGTGTTCCATATTTTCACAAGGAATATACTACCTCTATCCTTTTACAATCGAGTACCATATCCTGGCCTCCACCATGCTATATGTCTTATGGAAAAATATTGGACGTACAGTAAAGCACCATCAGCAGcagaaaatccattttaaatTTCATGGCATAACCATTGGCACAATTTTGGGTCTGATTGTCCTTACGACGACTGTTGCAGTTCTGGTGGTATACCTCATCCAGATTGGACGTTCAAAGAGCAAGAGCGAGCTGGCTCTTAATATGTTTTACCTCTATGCCATTACGGTGTTAACTCTTATGTGCACATCAGCTATCATTGGCCTCATCATATACCGAATAGAAAACAAGTCACTGGATGACAGTGAGAGTCCTGCTAAAAAACTGGACTCAGATCTTTTAGTTGGCTCTGCATGTGGCTCTTGGCTTATATCTTGGGGATCCATATTAGCTATAATCTGTGCAGAGACCCATCCGGACTACACATGGTATAACTTGCCCTACTCCATactggttattatagagaaaTACATTCAGAATTTGTTCATAATCGAATGCATACATCGCAAAGAGGAAGAACCAACAGACGACCATTCTGTTGAAAGAATCTTCTCTGTGTCCGCAAGAAGCACTATTTCCCTCGCCTCCTCTTCGTATGATGTTTTCAGCGACTCTGTGACCATCTGCAACAAAGAGTTTCCTTACATTTCCAATTCAGAAGTACCCATTGGTGAAGACTGTGCAGAGGAACAAAGGAATCAAGATAATAATAACTCCATTAGACTCACGCCATGCAAGGTTTCAATTCACGCCACCAGACCAGCAAAACTCAACAAAAAAAGGAGAGTCTTGAAAAACATTGCAGCCTTTTTGTTCCTTTGCAATATTTCAGTAAGTATTTTAAAAAGCATAGTCTTCTTATGAATGTATGTATCGCTTACACCATAGGGCTTCCTTAAACAATGGTTTCAGTAGCTATATTATCACAGGGAACTTGGTGGCTTCTTCAGGACAAAAAATATACAAGTTGAGAATTGCCACCTTCATCAGTTAGATCAGTGCagtccaacttattacattttgTGGGGTAATAGGTTCTCATACATGTTCAAGGgccatattataataaaatattgatGTCACACAATGAAGTCTATAGAGCCCTAGAgcaaactgggggccataaaaatcctttggagggccacatccggcacacggacctccagttggacagccccaAGTTAGATCATCACAAAAGCTGATCACTATCATTTATCAAAGCTGGTAAAGTTATCTGTTTGTCAGATTAGCAGTGTTCAACTGCTAATGCCTATGGGGTATTAGTATACATTATATCTCAGCAGCAGCACTGTGCGCTAATTCCCACCCAAATCCTTACTCCCCTAAAATAACAAGTAATGTCTTTCCGAACAAGGAAATTACCAATGTTGACAAATCGGTGATCAAACTTTTTCAGCTTCTGTTTTTCTCCCAGATGTGAGGCAGTTCTCCAAATAAGTAGTAGCTATTCGTTTACACAGTTAAAATGGGTGCAGGATCATGCCTATTAAAAGATAAGTCAACCTGTAAAATAAGTTTATGTAAAATTGGTGactgctattctaagcacttttacaatttacatgCATTATTTAGTTTTATTCCAAGATAATAAAAGGTTGAAGTAATGTCGACACTGTGCTTGATTGCCGTgtttggaaagtgaccagcaggtggcgcttttgtaacaaaatgcattcatattaacagtaattCAACCcttggaataaataaaaataaataatgaaagtaaattgcaaaagggtttagaatatcactctcattAATTTTACATcagcttattttaaaggtttacttatcctttatgaTAATTTTCATACACATATGTACTCGTGCCTacctatgcaggtatgggacctgttatgcagaatgctcgggacctggggttttccagataaggggtctttctgtaatttggatctctgt contains these protein-coding regions:
- the otop1 gene encoding proton channel OTOP1, translating into MSEENKSDVLSVSEQQPKAEGKKLQFNLVHNYPQKNAEILSSQYGFNIFLAGLLLMFAWAIHAVGITDRDLLSYLITLMLIQMIWMLWYIFRSQSIRRSIIEKDTDAGARWLRCGITLFAVITLILDSFKIGYYIGYSECLSITEGIFPVTHTIHTLLQVYFLWFHAKDIIQSFKTLERFGLIHAVFTNLLLWANGILTESKHELNEHKERLITLGFSNITMDHHTPECNCTSSVCSIFSQGIYYLYPFTIEYHILASTMLYVLWKNIGRTVKHHQQQKIHFKFHGITIGTILGLIVLTTTVAVLVVYLIQIGRSKSKSELALNMFYLYAITVLTLMCTSAIIGLIIYRIENKSLDDSESPAKKLDSDLLVGSACGSWLISWGSILAIICAETHPDYTWYNLPYSILVIIEKYIQNLFIIECIHRKEEEPTDDHSVERIFSVSARSTISLASSSYDVFSDSVTICNKEFPYISNSEVPIGEDCAEEQRNQDNNNSIRLTPCKVSIHATRPAKLNKKRRVLKNIAAFLFLCNISLWIPPAFGCRPQYDNGLEEIVFGFEPWITVVNLAMPFSIFYRMHSASSLFEVYCKA